From Cannabis sativa cultivar Pink pepper isolate KNU-18-1 chromosome 8, ASM2916894v1, whole genome shotgun sequence, a single genomic window includes:
- the LOC115700348 gene encoding uncharacterized protein LOC115700348 produces MGVEFEVVFNLDTATRTLYRNLIADLRRRLSERITHGRPTLPPQAEPPTRFFDLVLRTSDHSVRFRFRIDNLYLIGYQMETGEWLEFQNDSNPLTHFIPNSTFLNFNGSYRSLAKASKRNTRETRVGFYNIGIATNRLATSTVGEVRAACLVVVIIMISESIRLLPVQDYVSDQNFENRPRIPPVDYIRGGNADREGVVEEWLLSLIRNWGSLSEAVFQSDNNPETPLPVLRTNEIRIPPNNSEIRMIAHIIEIMGILLRFCIDKQSGPGPRDGGKCFVEGVPLLEVFSVRIDNIDGEDPGELYGTIIADDGLNTQHIYNRTRSRPETVRPYGNAALTGPGEAILATGSVNIKLLLTDKDIISPDDEIVNGEISWDYYTNTNKYDKLISEKVGGKYGGATVNYAVLRNAVAARITINLEEKQASGKVLLHGRVSAFYGGQNWDMLSNVAESLLFSKSKDEYVYELPWQDIKLMRSVVAVPMENSLNIKATLYDYDSSCEDLRCHGRPQDLVIADGTVNFAAQTSGTSSNYINGQQGNRVKVTVSWSSGIFE; encoded by the coding sequence ATGGGGGTGGAATTTGAAGTGGTGTTCAATCTTGACACGGCGACCAGGACACTTTACAGGAATTTGATTGCCGATCTGCGTCGGCGATTGTCAGAGAGAATTACACACGGTCGTCCCACACTGCCGCCTCAAGCAGAGCCACCCACAAGATTCTTCGATTTGGTTCTTCGAACTTCTGATCACTCCGTCAGGTTCAGGTTTCGCATTGACAATCTCTACTTGATTGGGTACCAGATGGAAACTGGAGAATGGCTCGAGTTTCAAAACGATTCCAATCCCCTTACTCATTTCATTCCAAATTCCACCTTCCTTAATTTCAATGGCAGTTACAGAAGTTTAGCAAAGGCATCTAAAAGGAATACCAGAGAAACCAGGGTTGGCTTTTACAACATTGGAATTGCCACAAACCGACTCGCTACGAGTACGGTGGGTGAAGTACGGGCAGCTTGTCTGGTGGTCGTGATCATCATGATCTCCGAGTCCATCAGACTGCTGCCCGTACAGGACTACGTGTCCGATCAGAATTTCGAGAACCGTCCTCGAATTCCTCCTGTTGATTACATCAGAGGAGGAAATGCAGACCGAGAAGGAGTAGTTGAAGAATGGCTTTTGAGTCTTATTCGCAACTGGGGTTCCTTATCTGAAGCCGTGTTTCAAAGCGATAACAATCCCGAGACCCCGCTGCCCGTACTTCGGACTAACGAGATAAGAATTCCACCCAATAACAGTGAAATAAGGATGATTGCCCACATTATTGAAATAATGGGGATCTTGTTGAGGTTTTGTATTGATAAGCAAAGCGGCCCCGGCCCCCGAGATGGTGGCAAGTGCTTTGTAGAAGGAGTACCACTATTGGAAGTGTTCTCAGTGCGTATAGACAACATTGATGGAGAGGATCCAGGTGAGCTTTACGGCACAATCATAGCGGACGATGGGCTAAACACGCAGCACATCTACAACCGCACCAGAAGCAGACCCGAAACAGTTAGGCCTTACGGGAATGCTGCGCTTACCGGACCAGGTGAAGCCATTTTAGCCACTGGGAGTGTTAATATCAAGCTGCTTCTCACGGACAAGGACATTATTTCTCCGGATGATGAAATAGTTAATGGTGAAATCTCATGGGATTATTATACTAATACTAATAAGTATGACAAGCTCATATCTGAAAAAGTAGGTGGAAAATACGGTGGGGCAACTGTGAATTATGCTGTGTTGAGAAATGCAGTGGCTGCTAGAATCACAATTAATCTTGAAGAAAAACAAGCATCAGGTAAAGTGTTACTTCATGGGCGAGTTTCTGCTTTTTATGGTGGCCAAAATTGGGATATGTTAAGTAATGTTGCTGAGAGTTTGTTGTTTAGCAAATCAAAAGATGAGTACGTGTATGAGTTGCCTTGGCAGGACATTAAATTGATGAGATCTGTGGTAGCAGTGCCGATGgaaaactctctcaatattaagGCAACATTGTATGATTATGACTCATCCTGTGAAGATTTGAGATGCCATGGGCGACCCCAAGATCTTGTCATTGCCGATGGCACCGTAAACTTCGCAGCTCAAACCTCGGGTACATCCTCCAACTACATCAATGGACAACAGGGGAATCGGGTCAAGGTCACAGTCTCTTGGTCATCTGGTATATTCgaatga